DNA sequence from the Corvus hawaiiensis isolate bCorHaw1 chromosome 6, bCorHaw1.pri.cur, whole genome shotgun sequence genome:
aaatgctgggaatcTCACTCACTGGCATTTTAAAGACTGACAGACTCATGCACTGCCTCCCCACTACCCGCTGCCTCCCAGGAGACCTCTCTGATCTCTTCTCTGGTGTTTTCATCTGAAGAGATATCACAAACATGTCATTCAGTGTGACATAAAGTTAGAAGATTACCTGCTTCATCCTCAGCGAAGGAGATGATGTATTGGTAATAGTTATTGATAAGCCCAGGGAACATGCACGTTTGTCCTGTTCCCATGCAGATTTCACTGTACTGCCACTCTCCAGTAGCATGATCCTCCTTCAAAGACATCAGCCGTCTGCAAGGCAAAAGAGCACTTCCACAACCCCACCAAGAAGATTTATGAATATTAGCACGGACATCTGAAAGGACAGTTAATGCTTCCTACCCATCCTAGCTGCAATAGGAACTGCAGCTTCTCTGAAAAGTGAAGGATTGTTAATATTAACCCAAATGTACTATACACCCTGCAACCCCTTGTCTTTCAAGGGCAACACAAGCACATGAAAAAGCTAGAGGGGAGGGCTGAAGGGCTATCAGGctattttttgggggattttggctGGGGGTACAACTTAGTGAGTGTCCTAAGTGTTTACTTACCCACTCATAAAATCACCAAATATGTACAGGCCATTCAGGTTTGGAGACTCACAACCTCGATAGACATAGCCTCCTGTAACAGATTTCCCCATTTTGTGTGGATATGCATAAATTGGAAGCACATCATCTGTAGGGCAGAAAAGATCTGTGACTTGTTTTGCACATGCTGCAGAGTAGCTCTTTATCTAGATTGTTCTGAGACTGGCAGAGTACAACCAGGTTCACTGGAGCATCTTCTATTTAAATGAAGTGCAGATGgagttgtatttattttgattttcacCTTTTCAGAACCACATTTGATTGCCCTGCCCCCCACCAAGACACCTCAGCACTCTCCTGAGCCCTTCTCCTCCCACTACAGTCCATCTCTGTTAGTGCCACTTCTGGCACATTTCTACAGAGCTTATCTGGTTTAGCTATGAATTCACAGTTACCACCAGAGCCACTGCACCCATGCAGGAAATGCAGCTTTGTTTAGgtagtaaaaggaaaaaaagagatgggtAACTCCAGACTACAGGCACTGATGAAAAGATATGTCAGATGTCAGCACAAATAGCTTCTGTTCCTCTGAGATGGAGAAGCAACTTGAAAGGGCCATCAAATATTTATGGGATGGCACAGGCATGAATGATGTAGTACTGGCATATTCATTATGAAATATAAGTTAAAACGTAAGACAGATGTAAATCGGAAAGAGCTGTCCTGATTTTGAGGGCCTCCATTAGGTGCTTCCTCCCCTTTCTTTTGAAACTCCTGGCTTACAGGTACCTCGTGGTACCCTCTTCTCCTCATCTTCGCAGCCTTTCTCCCTGCCCATGTAGCAGATGCTGCAAGTAGcaaacccagcagctctgccagtgaggaatTTGCACCAGGGGAATTTCATCTAAAGCAGGTGTTTTCTACACTTCAGCTGTGCTTATCATTATAAAGGGGCTGTGACATTTCACTGTTCTAACAAAAGGGTCTCTAAAGTCATCAAAAATTGCTCTGAATCCCTGGAGACCTCAGTAAAGTGTCTGCCATGAATGTTCATGCGGGTACTGTCACACAGGAGAGCATTAAATGAGCTCTCTGAACAACTGCTTCAGCAAAGGGAGTGCAAAAAATCTGTTCCCTGCtcttgacatttttaaaaaaaaatacttaatcaCTCTCATTGTACTTATAGCTAAGTTaataaaaggaaggaatttaAACTGAGTTAataataggaagaaaattaaacaacaacacacagcacagagaaaagaatCAGAATCTCAGCTAATGCAAATCAGTGCCAGCCCACTCCACTGCCCCCCTTGATCTCTGGGAAGAGGTTCCAGCACAAGACATGGTCCACATCAGCCCTTGCAATTCAGTATGTTCTGACTTCACCTGTGCACTGGAATTTAGCCAGCCAGCAAATATTCTCAATCCCATTTTGAACAGTtcaaagacatgaaaataaaatgaggttttcctttttggcatagttaaaagaaacaaaaatacactGGACATTCAATTGCCTCAAAGCAGGCAGCGTGCAGAAGGGTTGATCAGttgatgtttttctctctttttttaaaataaggacAAAACTTGTGAGTTACAGAGAAAACTACAATTCCTCCAAATTTTTCTTGCTCCTGCACGAAAGCTTATTTTATGTGGCAGAGATTAAATTGTCCCTCTAAACCCCAGAATCACCAAATAATTTCACTAACAACACCGATCACCTAGAAAAACAACAGCTAGCATGTTTCACTTTCCTCCTAACTCAGAAACGGTAACATTTGTACTTTCAGTACTTATGCCAAGCCAGTTCCCTTCTAGACCGAGACAGTAGAGGTTTACATCCCAAAAAGGTGTGTTTCCCACCAAGCAGCTAGGCTTTGAAGGCAGGAATTAAAAATGAGAGCCCATCTCTTTACCCAATGAAGAATTGGTGCAAAGTTTTTTATCGTAACAGCTGAACCCTTCCCTCGCCCTCCAGCCgtaatttttccctttctcgACGATGTCGACTTCTTCGTATTTATTCTGCCCCACATCTCCACAGAAGAGCCGCCCTTTCCCTTCCTTGGTTTGAGGGTCCCCCCTATCAAAAGAGCAGCGCCACATGTTCCTCACTCCGTAGGCGTAGACTTCAGGGCGAGCCGTAGGGTCGCTGATGAAAGGGTTGTCAGGAGGGATTCGGTACAGGGGCCCGCGGTCGTTGTTGTTCACATCGATCCGCAGCACTTTGCCCAGCAGGGCTGATCTGCATtgggagaagaaatgaaagagaaaaagagaatgaaataagACTAGACCTTGGTAAAAAATCAGAGATGGGGGGTTTGGAAAGTCTAGGGTTTCATTCTTTATGTTTCAGAAAAGAGAAGTCTTTGAATACCTCTGAAAAAACAATCATTTCAAGATAATTGCATTTGCCCCCGAACAATGCCAGCCTTCATGTAGCTGGCATTGATTTCCCAcaccctgctgccctgcagacACATGCTGGGAGCCTGGAGCTGCCATAGGGATGGATCCACTCTTACTTGTTCTGAGCATTTCCAAAGGTGCCAAAAGGATCCCCAGCCATGCCTCCATCTCCAGTAAAGATATAGAGATACTCATCCTCTCCAAAGAGCAGCTCCCCTCCATTATGGTTGGAAGCAGGTTCTTCTATTTCAAGGATTATCCTATGAGAAAACAGGGAGGAAAGCAATTACCTACTGCACAAGCACTAAGCAAAGGGCAGAGCAATGTCATGCCAATGCTGTTCTTGACAGATGGAAGCAGCTACAGATTGGTTTTGACACAAATTCCTCCATATCCATGTTACTGAATTTTTCTTGGGCTTTGCTGATTTTCTAACCTTAAATAGTTTCAACATATTTTCCAGATTACAGAAACACCAAATTGTGTAATATGGAAAGTCTGGGAAATTACatgacaaaatatatttttaattacttcaaCTTTTCCTCTgattctttcttcctccttgttaaactcctttttaatttttatttatattttattaaagaaaaggtATCTGAGCTTATAACCAATTGGAAACTGTAAGAGAAAAGACTCCAGTCCATCTGTGCATCTGTACAGCTTTTGGCACAATCCTGACAGGAGCTTTCAAGGAGAACATAAAACTTTTCAAACATTAAGGAATAGTTAAATTCTTAAAGAGAGAAGAATCCTTAAAATATAATTACACACCCAAGACCTTATGAGTTTAAAGAGCAGTTAAAAGCAGCCCCACCAACAAACTGACATTTTGACAAAGGTTATTCAAAGCAGTACCAACAAAATTTACCTTAATTTAAACCCCAAGATCTCTATTTTAGTTTTTTACTTTATGCACCTGGAATCCCTTTCATAGCAAGAAAGTGTGAAATATATAAAGTATAATTTTATAGAATGGTAAAGCCACAAATATATGCAGGGGAGGTTCCCAGGTATAACAACTGAAGATTGTTCATTTTACTCCAGCTTCTAAAAAAGTCCGGATTTCATGCTGGCAGTGCATCTTAATAGCTATGAAAGCAAATTATAATATTTACTTACATCACCTCATTTTTAgacagttttttttcccttctgaaatgTTGATAGCTATTGTGAGTTGTGGGAAGGAACCTGACTATGGAGTGATTGTCACCGCCTGTTAAATGTCAGCACCTCTGTGATAAGGTAACTGTGCAAGAGTGCACAGGCTCCATCTGGCAGAAGGAGTGAGAGACGATTCTGTGTGGACACAAAGGTGAATCTTCCTCAGCCTCCCaatgaagatggaaaaaaccaaaatgcactGAGCAAACATCTGAGGATAAACAGACACACGCCTTTGTGCCGAGACAGTGCACACCACATGTCAGCCTGAGCTCCCTCttgggcagcagctcaggatgAAGTCAGTGGGACCTGTGCCTACACAAGCACAATAGGAccacaattttgttttcttaagctTTTGCCGTACTAACCATAAGCTAAATAAGCAAAGAAATTGTTACAAACATAGAGCCTGAGGATTCTTAAACAAGACAACTCATGGGCTGTCGATATCTGCAGGTTTCTGATTCACTTTCCTGAGTGCCAGGTTGTAACTCCCCTTACCTGTCATCTACAGTGCTGCTTACACTGGATTGCTGTAATTGCTTTACAAACCAGTATCCCCTATCTATCATTAGGCTACATGCATTTTTGAGCTAGAATCATCCACAGCTGGGTATTTGGAAAGCCCCTAATAAAATCCAAATAAGGAAGCAAAAATCTTAGCATTAGTAATATTCAAGGGTCTCTCAAAACGATGGTTCTATAATATAGTTCTGCAACAGGTTGTAAATCTATAAACTGACCCCACAAACAAGTCCCTCATCATCTGTGCATTAGTGTGGAACAACTGCAAGGCCAGACTCAAACAAGTGACACTTCCAATTAAAATGCACTCAGTAATAACACAGTgacttgctttttatttaatttgataTTAAATTTGTAATATCACAGGGCTGAGTTGTTGTTCAGATGAGAAAATATGGGACCAAATCCATCTTTGGTCTGGTATCACTTAGTTTGTTTATACTAATTTTGGAAACCTTTGGCTTTGAAATGATTTTCACTCATGCTTTGCAGAAGTCTATTTTAAAGGGTAATCGTAAAAgtacaaagcaaacaaacaaaccttcAAGccccacccaaaaaaccccccaaaatactAAGTATAAATAATGTTTAATCCATGTTTAGTTAAATCCTCTGACATGCCAGAACTGAGAGCTATAGGTGTTTTATCCCTGAACACTTGCACTCCATCCATGGAGGACACACACATTCTGTACCTCAACGCCCTAGACGTGGACTAACATGCTACCAATCCGGCATGCAAAAACATTAAGCTAAATAAGTCTCATTCATTAATAGTCCTTAAAAATGCACAAGTTGCCCTCTAAGATCTTAAATTCGTTTGTCAGAGAAACGTGTACAATACCTTTCAGAACCATGGTCCAAGGCATTCATGTCACTAGGAGAAATTCTGAACTCACTGATTCGGATTCTCTCTTCATAACGAACTTCAACTGAATAGTAGACGTACACTTTACCATTAAATTTGAATTTAGGATGGAAGACAATACACAGAAACCCTCTCTCATCTCCTTCCCAGGGTGAGGTAAGCACAGCCTCGCTGATGTTCAGAAAAGGCTTTTCGAGCCTGGATCCATCGGGGAGGTAGGTCCACACCAGGCCAACCTGCTCTGCGATGAAGAACCTGTGGGTGCCATCGTTGGCGTGCACCATCGCAACGGGATTGCGCAGCCCGTTGGCGACCTCCatgaggcagagctggagacaGCCCTCGGCGTCAGCGGTGACCAGCCCCAGGTTCTGGTTCAGGTTCTGGTTGGCCAGCAGGTGTGGGAAGCAGTAGTCGGTGTCCTCCAGGGACAGGTAGCGGCAGAACTTTGCCATGTTGTTTTCCAGTGCAATTAACTCCGGGTCTGCAGAGAGAGAGCGAAAAATGGAGTGGCAGTTTTGCCACACTTGCATGCAATAGTCTTGGCATAGTCCTGGTATCGTCCGCACGGGGGTGGAGGGATCTTCAGCATCATACAAGTGAGCTGCATATGGAGAACATTCctagagggagggagaaaaagctTCAAGTCATTTCTTGGACCAGACTTGAAACAGCTGAGCAGTGATACTAATTGGAGATACTCCATCTTAATTAAAAGATATGTTGTGGTTTATTCTGAAGTTATATTAACAGAGGGAAAGATCTGAGAAAGGGGGTTTGTCTCAGCACTCATGGAAATTATCTTCAATATTCCTGGTGAAAGCTGACTTCCTCAAGCTGTTACGCATTTATTCTAACAACAGAACTtttcaaaaaaacctgcaatGATGCCTATGTTGCTACATCACCCTAGTAGACTGTACTGAGAAAAAAGAGACTTTTCTTCCTTGGATGCTCTGACTTTATCTATGAAATAGTAAGATCCATCACAGAACAGAAGTGAAATCAAAGAGTTAGCTGAGAAGAttcaggccctgcatctccacACTGACAAGAGAATGGGGAAGGCCATCAGGGCCAAAGCCTGGGGCATTCATACCTCATCATTTGATAATCCAAACATGCACCTCAAACATGGGTGTGATTTACAGCTTGGAAGGAGTGGGATGAGAaaatggaggaggaggggaggacaCCATCCTTGCTTGTGTCCAGTTGCCTTTGCTGGTGGACCTTTGCCTACAGACATTTATATCCCCAGCCAGGAGTGGGGAAAGACATCTCATAATCCTGACAGGAGTCACCAAGTTCTGCAAGGGATGCTGAGGGATGCTGAGGTTGCAGGATTTCAGACAGTGAGCACAAAATGGCCATAATCCAGGCAAGGcccactggcagcagctgcagctcaacCCTTGTTTATGGAAAGTGCAGCCTTGAAATCTGCCTAAGGACTGGATCAAGTTCACACATCTCATTGAATTCTTCACTATGAGAACGCCTACAGACACATTTTCCTTATGAAAAAGCTGAAATCCAGTAAAACTCTAAGTTACAAACTGACCACAGTGACTCAGTTCTGCTTTGCAAGGGTTTTTCCTTGTAACAAACACAATATTTTCCAGTTATAATGCATCTTCTCAATGAGCACCTCAAAAGTGCTCCTCAAATAACACAAC
Encoded proteins:
- the HHIPL1 gene encoding HHIP-like protein 1, with the protein product MRGPRAALALLLAAALAPRSARPHPQCLDFKPPFRPPRGLAFCRRYAEFGCCDPRRDRALLQRFYRLSAGLDERTYAACAGHLQDLLCQECSPYAAHLYDAEDPSTPVRTIPGLCQDYCMQVWQNCHSIFRSLSADPELIALENNMAKFCRYLSLEDTDYCFPHLLANQNLNQNLGLVTADAEGCLQLCLMEVANGLRNPVAMVHANDGTHRFFIAEQVGLVWTYLPDGSRLEKPFLNISEAVLTSPWEGDERGFLCIVFHPKFKFNGKVYVYYSVEVRYEERIRISEFRISPSDMNALDHGSERIILEIEEPASNHNGGELLFGEDEYLYIFTGDGGMAGDPFGTFGNAQNKSALLGKVLRIDVNNNDRGPLYRIPPDNPFISDPTARPEVYAYGVRNMWRCSFDRGDPQTKEGKGRLFCGDVGQNKYEEVDIVEKGKNYGWRAREGFSCYDKKLCTNSSLDDVLPIYAYPHKMGKSVTGGYVYRGCESPNLNGLYIFGDFMSGRLMSLKEDHATGEWQYSEICMGTGQTCMFPGLINNYYQYIISFAEDEAGELYFLSTGVPSATASHGVVYKVVDTSRRAPPGKCRVEPSPVKVKSKRIPFVPKEKFIMKTPTPNPRLTTTTEAPWGGVPDPKTPRTPAGDRVRTPRPGKGGEQRGQRRRKKPPVDGSVRLMRQGRRGRGRGRVEIFIDGEWGTVCDDGWSLPAAAVVCRQLGFPYAVRATKKAEFGAGTSLRILLDDVQCSGQERTLLECSHADVGTHNCSHEEDAGVECSREEVTDW